In the genome of Bosea sp. ANAM02, the window GATTGGTCACGACGGCATCAGTTCCCGTCGAGCGATAGACGCGCTCGCAGGCCTGGGTGGTGAGGCAGGCCTCGGCGTTCTCGGCCAGATCGACTTCCGTGCCGAAGCGGTCGCCGCCGGTCAGACCGCCGGCGGTGTTGATGAGGATCGCCTGCGGGGCTTCATCGCCAAGCGGGCGCGGAAAACGCAATTTCGCGCAGCCTTCCTGAAAAAGCCGGTCGAGGCAGGTGCGGTCGTCGCGCCTGCGGAAGCTCACGCTCGCCCGTCCTTGGGCGCGCTGCATCCGCGCCGTCACGGAGTTCTGGAGATCGTCAATCGCCAGCATCGTCAGGGCCGATTCCCAGGCGGCAGGGCTTCCAGAAGACGCTGCATCTAGACCTGAATCAAGCGCTGGACCTGCGCGCCGTCGAGTTCGCCCATCGGACCGGACAGCACGACCTCGCCGCGGTCCATCACGAACATCGTGTCGGCGAGATCGCGGGCGAAGTCGAAATACTGCTCGACCAGCACGATGGCCATGCCACCTTTCTGACGCAGGTAGTCGATGGCGCGGCCGATATCCTTGATGATCGAGGGCTGGATACCCTCGGTCGGCTCGTCCAGCACCAGCAGCCTGGGTCGGGTCACCAGCGCCCGCGCGATCGCGAGCTGCTGCTGCTGGCCACCCGAGAGGTCTCCGCCGCGCCGGCCCAGCATGGTCTTCAGCACGGGGAAGAGGTCGAAGAGCTCATCCGGGACGAAGCGCTCGCGGCGCTTCAGCGGCGCAAAGCCGGTCTCCAGATTCTCCTTCACCGTCAGCAGCGGAAAGATTTCCCGCCCCTGCGGCACATAGGCGATGCCGGCCCGCGCACGATCCTCGCTGCGCAGGGCCGAGATATCGTCGCCATCGAGGCGGATATGGCCCCCGGAAATCGGCTGATGGCCGACGATGGCGCGCATCAGCGAGGTCTTGCCGACACCATTGCGCCCCATCACGCAGGTGACCTTGCCGGTCTCGGCCATGACGGAGACGCGCCGAAGCGCCTGGGCGGCCCCGTAATGCAGATCGATGGCGTCGACGGTCAGCATCTGATCACCGCCCCAGATAGACTTCGACGACGCGCTCGTTGGCGCTGACATGATCGAGCGGGCCCTCCGCCAGCACCGAGCCCTCGTGCAGCACCGTGACCTTCACGCCAAGTTCGCGGATGAAGCCCATGTCGTGCTCGACCACGATCACCGAATGATCCCGCGCGATCTCCTTGAGCAGCACCGCCGTCTGCGCCGTCTCGCCATCGGTCATGCCGGCGGCGGGCTCGTCGACGAGAAGGAGCCTAGGATCCTGGGCCAACAGCATGCCGATCTCCAGCCATTGCTTCTGGCCGTGCGAGAGCGAGCCGGCGAGCCGCTCGCGCCTGTCGGCAAGGCGGATGATGCCGAGGATGTCGTCGATGCGCTTCTGCTGCGGGCTTTCCGTCTTCCAGAACAGCGTCTTGCCGACCGTGCGCTTCGATTTGAGCGCCAGCAGGATGTTGTCCTCGATCGTATGGCTGTCGAAGACGGTCGGCTTCTGGAACTTGCGGCCGATGCCGAGATTGGCGATCGCGGCTTCGTCGAGCCTCGTCAAGTCGACCGAACCGCCGAACATGACCGTGCCGGTATCCGGCTTCGTCTTGCCGGTGATGATGTCCATCATCGTGGTCTTGCCGGCGCCGTTGGGGCCGATGATGGCGCGCATCTCTCCCGGTTCGATGGTCAGCGACAGGCCACGGATGGCCTTGAAGCCGTCGAAGGAAACGCTGACGCCGTCGAGATAGAGCAGCGAGGAGGTCAGGGCGCCGGGCACGGGAGCGTTCATCGCGATCACTCCGCCGGGGCCGGCTCGGCGGCCGGGGTGCCGTCCGGCTTGCGGCGGCGCGTCCACAATGCCTCGGCGGTGCCGAGGATACCCTTCGGCAGGAAAAGCGTGACGACGACGAAGAGCCCGCCGAGCGCGAAGAGCCAGTACGGCGCCATGAAGCCGGAGGTGAACAGCGTCTTGGCCCAGTTGACCACGACGGCGCCGAGCGCCGCGCCAACCAGCGTGCCACGCCCGCCGACCGCGACCCAGATCACGGTCTCGATCGAGTTGGCCGGGGCGAATTCGCTGGGGTTGATGATGCCGACCTGCGGCACGTAGAGCGCCCCGGCCACCCCCGCCATGCAGGCCGAGACGGTGAAGACGAAGAGTTTGAAGCGATCGACCCGGTAGCCGAGGAAGCGGGTGCGAGACTCCGCGTCGCGGATCGCGATCACGACCTTGCCGAGCTTCGAGGCGACGATGCCGCGCGCGATTAGGAAACCCGCCGCCAGCATGACGCAGGTCATCGAGAACAGCGCCGCGCGCGTCGTCTGCGCCTGGATGTTGAAGCCGAGGATGTCCTTGAAATCGGTCAGGCCGTTATTGCCGCCGAAGCCCATGTCGTTACGGAAGAAGGCGAGCAACAGCGCATAGGTCAGCGCCTGCGTGATGATCGAGAGATAGACGCCGGTGACGCGCGAGCGGAAGGCGAACCAGCCGAAGACGAAGGCGAGCAGGCCCGGCACCGCGAGCACCATCAGCATGGCGAAGGGGAAGGAGGAGAAGCCCCACCAGTACCAGGGCAGTTCCTGCCAGTTCAGGAAGACCATGAAATCCGGCAGGATCGGGTTGCCATAGACGCCGCGCGAGCCGATCTGGCGCATCAGGTACATGCCCATGGCGTATCCGCCAAGCGCGAAGAAGGCGCCGTGGCCGAGGCTCAGGATGCCGCAATAGCCCCAGACGAGGTCGAGAGAGACCGCGAGCAGCGCGTAGCAGAGATATTTGCCCCAGAGCGACATGGTCGAGGTCGGGACGTGGAAGGGAGAGGAGGCCGGCAGGAGCAG includes:
- the urtD gene encoding urea ABC transporter ATP-binding protein UrtD, producing MNAPVPGALTSSLLYLDGVSVSFDGFKAIRGLSLTIEPGEMRAIIGPNGAGKTTMMDIITGKTKPDTGTVMFGGSVDLTRLDEAAIANLGIGRKFQKPTVFDSHTIEDNILLALKSKRTVGKTLFWKTESPQQKRIDDILGIIRLADRRERLAGSLSHGQKQWLEIGMLLAQDPRLLLVDEPAAGMTDGETAQTAVLLKEIARDHSVIVVEHDMGFIRELGVKVTVLHEGSVLAEGPLDHVSANERVVEVYLGR
- the urtE gene encoding urea ABC transporter ATP-binding subunit UrtE, whose protein sequence is MLTVDAIDLHYGAAQALRRVSVMAETGKVTCVMGRNGVGKTSLMRAIVGHQPISGGHIRLDGDDISALRSEDRARAGIAYVPQGREIFPLLTVKENLETGFAPLKRRERFVPDELFDLFPVLKTMLGRRGGDLSGGQQQQLAIARALVTRPRLLVLDEPTEGIQPSIIKDIGRAIDYLRQKGGMAIVLVEQYFDFARDLADTMFVMDRGEVVLSGPMGELDGAQVQRLIQV
- the urtC gene encoding urea ABC transporter permease subunit UrtC; amino-acid sequence: MITRFLLQNMDRRGGIFLAILLGLAVLVPLSNLLLPASSPFHVPTSTMSLWGKYLCYALLAVSLDLVWGYCGILSLGHGAFFALGGYAMGMYLMRQIGSRGVYGNPILPDFMVFLNWQELPWYWWGFSSFPFAMLMVLAVPGLLAFVFGWFAFRSRVTGVYLSIITQALTYALLLAFFRNDMGFGGNNGLTDFKDILGFNIQAQTTRAALFSMTCVMLAAGFLIARGIVASKLGKVVIAIRDAESRTRFLGYRVDRFKLFVFTVSACMAGVAGALYVPQVGIINPSEFAPANSIETVIWVAVGGRGTLVGAALGAVVVNWAKTLFTSGFMAPYWLFALGGLFVVVTLFLPKGILGTAEALWTRRRKPDGTPAAEPAPAE